The genomic window AACATTGTCTCGCCTCGCAGAGGATCCCAAGTCGCACGGCAAAATACCGGCTAAACCACACCCACGCCCAAGTTCTTCCGACCGCGGAATCATTCGCTAGCATCGCGCCCGTGGAAAAATCCAGAAAGCCGCTCCGAACCTCCAATTCCTACACTCAGCTTCGTGCGAGACAAGGGCCATTTCCCCCCCAAGGCGGCCCGTTACTTTTATTCACACAGGGCCATCCTGTCCCGAGAGCCTCGATCGCCGGTGACTACGGTTTGAGCAAACTGACTTTTTTTTGACAATGGTACGGATGAACCTTGCTCTCCTATCCCGCCCCAAGAGCTCATGAAGCCCTGCTTCAAATGCGCCTCCCCTACAACgggccagccatggcgagcCCAGCTCTCGAAACCAAGACAACTAACAGAGAGTTAACGCAGGCGCACCGGTTCGTCGTTACCGCCTTCCTGACGGGCTCCCGAATCCTCGGCCGATCCTTCATGGCGGCCTACAAGCAGGCCCAAGCTGCGTCGCAGTACCAGCGCgcgcaggccaaggccggcggcggcgccgcgtCAGGCCGAGCCTCCCTGGCGTCGGGCATGACGCTGGACGAGGCGTGCAAAATCCTAAACGTCAAGCCCCCGGCCGGCGGGCAGGCAAACGTCGAGGAAGTCCTGGACCGATACAAGCGGCTGTTCGACGCCAACGATCCCCAAAAGGGGGGCAGCTTCTACCTGCAGAGCAAGATTGTCCGGGCGAAGGAGCGGTTCGAGCGGGAGCTGGGGCCGATACGGGAACAGGCCGAGCAGGAGGCCCAAGTAAAGGAGGGATGGAAGCCAAAGGTCTACAAGGACAAATAAGCGATACCCCGAACCATTCTTGGACAACGGCGCACGTGTTTTTATGATCAGCCCGGCTCCGTCGTCTGGTCGCCGACTTGGAAATCGTCTTCCGACAAGATGGTGAATAATCACGAATTCAAGGAAATGGCCATGACGCAACGAGGCGCCGGCTAGGCTTCCTGTGGGGACGAgaatcttttttcttttcatcgTTTCCCTttgtatacatgtacatcTTCACTCGACTGCGGCATGGCACGGCGTTTTTATGGGCGGCACATTTAGAGGCATGACACTGAAAAAAATGGCCGCTGGAGATCAGGATTtagacgaaaaaaaagatgcCTTGAGCTTCATGTTTAATATACTTGTACTATACGACACATATATTTGGGGTCGAATAACGGCTTTCCGTGTAAATTAGTGATGAGTGCAGGGTAGTAAGTTCTACAATGTGTATAGTATATCAACCCGGGAGCAGCCCCGAATGCCTGAGGTCCTTGCGTTTGCGCCGCGGATGAAACAAGATGTAAAGACAGCATCAAGAGGATAGCTACACGATTtgctaaaaaaaatagcttcCCTGTCCCAGCTAAGACACACGTCATTTCTATACATGTCTCTCTATCTATGTATGTGTGATTCTTCAAACCCAGGCCCTCCCTTACTGCTTCCTCCTCACCAGGCCCTTCCAGAAATCAAAGCTATTCTCATCGCTCTGCAGCGTCCATATCTTGCCCGTCCCCCGCCCCTCCGCGTCCGTCTCCTCAGCCCTCAACATGCCCCAATCCCTCGTGATGCCCAGCACTCTTGCTCTCACGCCACCCTCCGCCTCGAGCGAAATGGCCTGCCCCGTGTGCAGCCAGTGCCGGTAGTATCTTTGCTCCAGGTTTTCGGAGAAGCCTTGGCGGCGGAACTGCGCGTGGATGGACTCGAGGCGAGTTACTATTCTCGCCAGCAAGGATTCCAAATGGAGAGGAGACGCATTCGCGGGTAGGAGATCGGAGATGGAGGTGGTGGGACGAGGattgatggcgttgatgccGATTCCGAGAACGATTTGGTATGAGCCGTCGCAGTAGCCGCATTGGGAGAGGATGCCACCGATTTTGACGTATGTTTTTGACGATGCTGGTTTTGTGGGGTCGAGggcatctttttttttttttgcccgtTAGTATGGCATGGAATTTGGGGGTGAAGATTAAGGCGGTAATGACTTACAAATGTCGTTTGGCCATTTGAGCTTGATGGGGAGGTTCTCATAGCCAACGCCGTATGACTGGATGGCTTCCACGATGGCAACAGCAGCTATGTACTGGATGAATACTACGGGTCTGGAAGCGGCTAGGTGGGCAGGGTGGTTTATGATTGTCGAGAACATGAGTCCTCCTGGGGGCGCGACCCAGACGTTTGtcccacggccacggccagcgacTTGGGTTGCTGCAGAGAATGTGAAGCCGGTTGGGAGCTTGGATATCAATTTCGGGTTCCTGTTGAGGAGCGTCAGCGTGGTGTTCGTTCCGCCAAAAGAGTTCCCCATGGCCTGGCGTACTTTTCTAGCAAGGAGTTGGTGCTCGTGACCACATCGCCGTACATGAGGATGTTGCCCCAATCTTCGGCGCCGTCCTCCTTCACCTGGAATCTCCGGAGACTCGAGAAGTAAAGCTTATGGTCGAAACGAGGAGTCATTTCCGTAGTCGGCAGCGCTTTTTCATGAACAATGACACGCTTTGTTATAGTGCTGTAGTCGACAATGCCGGTCTCGCGTGCAAGATGCTCATCCGCCTCTGGAAGGGACCGCTGCAGGTCTTCCAGCGTGAGTCCATCCTGATCGCTTTGAATGCAAAACCTATCCGCTTCACCTGCAATGAACTCCTCCCCATTCTCCTTGTCAATGACTTCGGCCCAGGCATAGAGCAGCTCCGAGACTTGGGAGTTGTCGACGGCAGACAGGTGGATTCTGGAGAGCGTGGGCAGTGTTGCATTTTCGCCGCTTACTTCGAGACCGAGTTTTTCCAGGCAGGCTTTTAAGAAGCTGAATCTTTtatcgtcatcttcttggaGCTTGTTGATAAGGTTGTCATATCCTGGGATTGTAGGTTGCGGAGAGAGGTTTACAGGAGCAAATCTATCAGTTGTTAGCCTTGACATCTgcagtcttttttttttttttttttttttttgcaagtTTACACATGCACTTACTCGGGATGAGGCCCAGACAGCAGAGCCTTGCCGTCTCCAATATGACATAGCACCAGAGCGGCtttgccatcgccgccatccacaTCCAAGTCTTCCGCATAGGACGCCAAAACTTCCACCTTGCGTCCCGTCACTTTACCTACGTCCACGAAAACACCGCCTCCGTTATAATAAGAGGAAAATGTCTCCGGCAGGCCGTCCTTGAACGCCCCAGTTGCGACCTTCAGGACGGCAGCACGCGCACCCTTTTCGCTGCGGTACTCAAATCCCTTGAATGCGCCTCCCCGACAGGTTCCGGGATAGAAACCCAATTCCCTGCTTCCAATAACCTCAAGCGGCTTGTTCCCTACTTCAAACTCACACCTACTG from Metarhizium brunneum chromosome 2, complete sequence includes these protein-coding regions:
- the PAM16 gene encoding Mitochondrial import inner membrane translocase subunit TIM16; translated protein: MASPALETKTTNRELTQAHRFVVTAFLTGSRILGRSFMAAYKQAQAASQYQRAQAKAGGGAASGRASLASGMTLDEACKILNVKPPAGGQANVEEVLDRYKRLFDANDPQKGGSFYLQSKIVRAKERFERELGPIREQAEQEAQVKEGWKPKVYKDK
- the BPL1 gene encoding Biotin--protein ligase, which produces MTPRRLNVLVYTGTGTTSESVRQCMYSLRRLLSPNYAIIPVSESVILKEPWAPTCALLVIPGGADLGYCRVLNGEGNRRIGEFVRRGGAYLGLCAGGYYGSSRCEFEVGNKPLEVIGSRELGFYPGTCRGGAFKGFEYRSEKGARAAVLKVATGAFKDGLPETFSSYYNGGGVFVDVGKVTGRKVEVLASYAEDLDVDGGDGKAALVLCHIGDGKALLSGPHPEFAPVNLSPQPTIPGYDNLINKLQEDDDKRFSFLKACLEKLGLEVSGENATLPTLSRIHLSAVDNSQVSELLYAWAEVIDKENGEEFIAGEADRFCIQSDQDGLTLEDLQRSLPEADEHLARETGIVDYSTITKRVIVHEKALPTTEMTPRFDHKLYFSSLRRFQVKEDGAEDWGNILMYGDVVTSTNSLLEKNPKLISKLPTGFTFSAATQVAGRGRGTNVWVAPPGGLMFSTIINHPAHLAASRPVVFIQYIAAVAIVEAIQSYGVGYENLPIKLKWPNDIYALDPTKPASSKTYVKIGGILSQCGYCDGSYQIVLGIGINAINPRPTTSISDLLPANASPLHLESLLARIVTRLESIHAQFRRQGFSENLEQRYYRHWLHTGQAISLEAEGGVRARVLGITRDWGMLRAEETDAEGRGTGKIWTLQSDENSFDFWKGLVRRKQ